GCCTGCGCAGTTCGAGTCCCAGGCGCATCTGACGTGCGGTTGGTTCGCGCCTCTGGACCATGGTTGCTCCTCTTCCGGGGGCTGTCTCCGCGATCAGCTTGCTCAGGGTTACACGTTACCCCTACCGTCAGTCACGCGACGCACACCGTGCGAAACCGGGGCTCCGGAAGCGCACCGCTCCGTCCTGCCACGACGGCTGCGGCAACGACACCGCACGCCCTCGCATGACTCCCCACCGACCTGAAGGAGTTGACGCATGCCCGAGAACGAGCCGTGGGAGTACTCCCTCTACATCCCGAACGACGTGCGCGCCGTCACCGTTTGCCGCCGCACCCTCCGCCTGATCCTCACCATGCACGGACTCATCGGCCGCGTCGACGTCGCCGAGCTGCTGGCCACCGAGCTGGTCTCCAACGCCGTACGGCACACCAAGGGGCCGGCTGCGCTACGGGTGCGCTGGGCGCCACCGGGCACGCTGCGGATCGGGGCGTGGGACGCGGACCCCGAACCTCCCGAGGCTCCCGTCACCTTCGACAGTGCGACGGAGTTGGAGGAAGGGCGAGGGCTCGCGCTGGTGCGGGCCTGCTCCGATCTGTGGGGGTGGCAGCCGTTGTCCAGGTTCGGCAACCGGGGGAAGTACGTGTGGTGTGAGCTGGAGGCCGCGTGATGGTCGGCTCGTCGCACGAGGCACTGCACCGAATTTTCCAGAAGGACCCGGCGCTGTTGACCCGGGCGTTACAGCGGGTCCTGCACGTGCCGTTCCCCGAGCCCCGGGAGATCGCGGCGCTGAACGTGGACCTGACGGAGATCGAACCGGTCGAACGCCGGGTGGACACTCTCCTGCGGGCGGAGACGGACGAGGGGACCTACCTCCTCGTCGTCGAGTCGCAGGGGAAGGCGGACGACCGCAAGCGGGGCAGCTGGCCCTACTACCTTTCCTACCTGTACGAGAAGTACCGGTGCGAGCCGGTGCTCATCGTCATCACCCAGAGCAGCGCCACGGCGAAGTGGGCCGCGCGGCCGATCCGGTTCGGCTTCCCCGGCTGGAACTCACTCACGGTACGGCCGCTGGTGCTGGGCCCGGACAACGTGCCCGTGATCGCGGACGAGCGGCAGGCCGAGAGGGACGTACCCCTCGCGGTGCTCTCGGCCATGACACACGGGCGCGGCCCGCAGGCCCCGGCCATACTGGAATCCCTGGCATCCGCCCTGCGGACCATCGACTCCGACAGTGCCGCGGTCTTCGTGCAGTTCGTCGACTCGTGCCTGGCCGACCCCCAGGCGAAGCAGATGTGGAGGGACCTGATGACGGCGATCCAGTACTTCTGGCGTCACCCGCTGGCCGAGCAGGTGCGCGAGGAGGGCCGGGAGGAAGGCCGGGAGGAGGGCCGCGAGGAAGGCCGTATCGAGGATCGGCGGCAGATGGTGCTCCGCATCCTGGAGTGGCGCGGCATCTCCGTGCCCGACGACATCCGGCAGCGCGTCGACTCGTGCGCCGACCTCGACCAGCTCGAGGTCTGGGCCCAGCGAGCGGTGCGTGCCGCGGACGCGGCGGAGTTGTTCGCGACGGAGTGAACAAGTGACCGTGGGGCCGCCTCCGACGCCGGGTACGCCGACGGGTCAGCCGGCTTGTGACACCACGTGGTCGATGACCTTCTCGAACTCCTCCGTGGGGGAGAACTCCACCAGTTCGCAGTCCTCCTCGACCACGGGGACGTGGCCCGGTGACCAGTAGTACGCCTGGCCCGCCTCGAAGGTCTCCTCTCCCCCGGCCGTGCGCATCCGGATGCGGCCCTTCAGGACGTAGCCCCAGTGCGGGCACTGGCAGGCGTCCCCGGGCATGCCCTTGAGGGCCGGGCCCATGTCCGTGCCCCGGGGGAGGGTGAGGTAGCCGATGGACATGCCGCCCCCGATGGGCTTCACGCGCAGTTCCAGCCCGTCGCCTTCGAGTGCGACGGGGACCTCGTCGCGAGTCGCGGATGTCATGGTGCTCCTCCGCTTCCGGTCCGTACGGGTCGGCCGGCCGACGGGCAGACGCGCGGGCGGACGGACGGGCGGACCTTGTCGACTCCCTGCTTCCAGCCTGCTCCCGGTGCGCCCGGGCCGCGACCCCGGCTGCGCTCGGCTGAGCGGCGTACGCCGCGGTCCGGCCCGGCCGCGTCGGGAGCGTGGCCGGGCCGGGTTCGGCGGGCGAGTCACGGCGGCGGGCGGGCGGGGCGTCGTACGGTGACGACACCCCGCCCGTCCCGATTCGCCACTCCAGGGGAGAGATGTGATGAACGACTACGACCTGCTGGTCGTGGGGTCGGCCAATGCCGATCTGGTGATCGGCGTGGAGCGCCGGCCGGGTCCCGGAGAGACGGTGCTCGGCTCCGACCTGGCGGTCCACCCGGGAGGCAAGGGCGGCAACCAGGCCGTCGCGGCGGCCCGGCTCGGCGCGCGTACGGCGCTGCTGGCCCGGGTCGGCGACGACGCGCACGGCCGGCTGCTGCTGGACGCGCAGCGGGCCGCCGGGGTCGACACGGCGGGCGTGCTGGTCGGCGGTGCGCCGACCGGTGTCGCGCTGATCACCGTCGATCCGTCCGGTGACAACAGCATCGTGGTCTCGCCGGGTGCCAACGGGCGGCTGACGCCCGGCGACATCCGTGCGGCGGCGGGTCTCTTCCGCGCCTCCCGGGTGGTGTCGGCGCAGCTGGAGATCCCGCTGGAGACGGTCGTGGAGGTCGTCCGCGGCCTGTCCCCGGGGAGCCGTTTCGTTCTCAACCCGTCCCCGCCGCGCCCGCTTCCCGCGGAGGTGCTGGCCGCCTGCGACCCGTTGATCGTCAACGAGCACGAGGCGAAGGTGCTGCTCGGTGAGGGGAGGGCGGGCGTGGCGCCGGAGGACTGGGCGCGGTCGCTGCTCGCCGAGGGGCCCCGGTCGGTGGTGGTGACACTGGGCGCGGCGGGCGCGCTGGTGGCGTCGCCCGCCGGGGTGGCGCGGGTGCCGTCGGTGCGGGTGGCGGCGGTGGACACGACGGGCGCGGGTGACGCGTTCGCGGCGGCGCTGGCGTGGCGTCTGGGCGCCGGGGAGCCGCTCGCGGAGGCGGCGGCGTACGCGGCCCGTGTCGGCGCGGTGGCCGTCACCCGCGCGGGCGCGCAGGAGTCGTATCCGACCGCGGCGGAGGTCGCCGCGTTGTGAAGGGGGGCGGGAGTCGTCCGGGGACCGGGAGTCGTGCGGACACCGGGAGTCGTCGGTCGTCGGCTCGGCGGCTCGGCGGCTCGTCGGCTCGTTCATTACTGCCCGTAGATGTGGGCTCCGGGATCGTCCGTCGCCCGACTTGCTCCGGATACACGCCGGTACCGGCGCGATCAGTGACACTTCCGTACGGACTTCAGCGGAGATGCCCTCATCCACGGGGTGTGATTTACGCGACTCCTGCCACGGGAACTGACACACCGTTCCCTCGACAACACCTGCATCTCTCCTGGCAGTTGCCTTGATCGCCACATACGTGGCACGCCGGTCGTCCGGCCTGACACGCTGTGCCACGGGGTCGGCGTACAAGTCGCCCGCGGGGGTGACTTGCACGCACCGTGGTTGCCGCTGACGCCCGGTACTGTATTGCGCTACCACCGCTCCCCGGAGGGTCCGCGACATGTCGTGGGCGTCCCCGCGGGGTTCACGAACGTGGACCGGAAAGGGGGCGGCCCAATGGCTGCACAGCCGGAGGGGCACCAGAACAGCAAGGCGGACCGGGTCTACAACAAGGTCCGCTGGCTCGGGCCGATCTTCACGATCTACAAGATCGTGCGGGAGTTCCTGAGCCACTGAGGGCGAGAGCCCCGGCCTGACGGCCGGGGCCCAGCC
Above is a genomic segment from Streptomyces glaucescens containing:
- a CDS encoding ATP-binding protein; this encodes MPENEPWEYSLYIPNDVRAVTVCRRTLRLILTMHGLIGRVDVAELLATELVSNAVRHTKGPAALRVRWAPPGTLRIGAWDADPEPPEAPVTFDSATELEEGRGLALVRACSDLWGWQPLSRFGNRGKYVWCELEAA
- a CDS encoding ribokinase, which translates into the protein MNDYDLLVVGSANADLVIGVERRPGPGETVLGSDLAVHPGGKGGNQAVAAARLGARTALLARVGDDAHGRLLLDAQRAAGVDTAGVLVGGAPTGVALITVDPSGDNSIVVSPGANGRLTPGDIRAAAGLFRASRVVSAQLEIPLETVVEVVRGLSPGSRFVLNPSPPRPLPAEVLAACDPLIVNEHEAKVLLGEGRAGVAPEDWARSLLAEGPRSVVVTLGAAGALVASPAGVARVPSVRVAAVDTTGAGDAFAAALAWRLGAGEPLAEAAAYAARVGAVAVTRAGAQESYPTAAEVAAL